One Podospora pseudopauciseta strain CBS 411.78 chromosome 5 map unlocalized CBS411.78m_5, whole genome shotgun sequence DNA window includes the following coding sequences:
- a CDS encoding uncharacterized protein (COG:S; EggNog:ENOG503PDMS), whose product MSRPRSQSLPAINTPHRYPPYQYQRLSSPRHIRIIQLLGYDPILSRVFISIVEHDLSTLSKRFTALSYTWGSAIETFEETHHSAIIGPDKARLSKNPCDIELVLVPPEALETFKRSDDASLDPRGSMVDLYTTPVTTITVTGNLSNFFRTYMTETWPRRHAQSHACWGPTISLEESTNFWIDAVCIDQNNDEEIAAQIPIMGEIYSSAGRVLAWLGADEARFSVFRWWHDTVYPRMRHVLHRAGEKGILSLRASSCFDTELWADVFGLVPPVELGVTNWLDAWTEYWAFYRTRRYFHRVWICQEIVLADCLQTYCGSGELSWGDMVGFTTLLGTIHWVDAIGTQCRVNLPLEWTPSIRGFGIGDLFEVQQQQNSKIWQSTGWVRQWFAIISAVRRRGCFKPEDRVYATVGILQQLLPPNTPLPIPIDTTHTPEQLFTFTAAAILKNWPELSIFAFLEHNASRAFSSLPTWVPDLSIDDFPWPLGPFDTYFGAGIATSAPLKELSVNDCFQARATAPIPSFRHIDPIKGQFALRGSKLDTIKQKYPCTHVYDMKLAELAIEVLANLPVHYAHDLVQEEETGATRGQCRVEALIHTMTCAGMGFSSSRGSMEKTSQLFPSFRSWLLMSLSQAWSGIHPVDRLHPAHTARDDVELQKRRAKMMETMTNVGMSSKFMPCMKEIEEMASMIIAADRGEGQWPRLLEQPLEFSDQIRRVMTDRCLFTTENGWLGICLDTALEGDEVWILEGGAVPYVLKKSGSEVEVNIEMAGGETRTSKAEGRRFGGETYVHGVMNGELLGKARTGAVQWEEVVLI is encoded by the coding sequence ATGTCGCGACCCCGTTCACAATCGCTTCCAGCAATCAACACGCCACATCGATATCCTCCGTACCAATATCAGCGCCTTTCCTCCCCGCGGCACATCCGAATCATCCAACTGCTAGGCTACGACCCTATCCTCTCGCGCGTTTTCATCAGTATAGTAGAGCATGACCTCTCCACCTTATCGAAGCGCTTCACTGCACTCTCATACACCTGGGGCTCAGCCATCGAGACATTTGAAGAGACGCATCACTCAGCGATCATCGGCCCCGACAAAGCGCGTTTGTCAAAGAATCCGTGCGACATTGAGCTAGTTCTTGTTCCGCCAGAAGCCCTTGAGACCTTCAAGCGCAGCGATGACGCCTCACTGGATCCCCGAGGATCTATGGTCGACTTGTACACCACCCCAGTCACTACCATCACTGTTACGGGCAACCTGTCGAACTTCTTCCGGACGTATATGACCGAGACATGGCCGAGGAGGCACGCCCAAAGTCATGCTTGTTGGGGACCCACTATCAGCTTGGAGGAAAGCACCAATTTCTGGATTGATGCCGTGTGCATTGATCAGAACAATGACGAGGAAATCGCCGCCCAGATTCCCATCATGGGAGAGATCTACTCTTCCGCTGGCAGGGTATTGGCATGGCTTGGGGCCGATGAGGCAAGATTCAGCGTGTTCAGATGGTGGCATGACACGGTCTACCCAAGAATGCGGCATGTTTTGCACCGCGCTGGGGAAAAGGGAATTCTGTCTCTCAGGGCCTCCAGTTGCTTTGATACCGAACTCTGGGCGGATGTTTTTGGATTGGTTCCTCCGGTTGAGCTGGGAGTTACGAACTGGCTTGATGCATGGACGGAATATTGGGCATTCTACCGCACAAGGCGTTATTTTCACAGGGTCTGGATCTGCCAAGAGATTGTCCTCGCAGACTGCCTACAGACATATTGTGGAAGTGGAGAGCTAAGCTGGGGCGACATGGTTGGCTTTACGACTTTATTGGGGACAATACATTGGGTTGATGCTATCGGCACCCAGTGCCGAGTGAATCTTCCCCTTGAGTGGACTCCATCCATCCGTGGTTTCGGTATTGGCGACCTCTTTGAGGttcagcaacaacaaaacagcaAGATTTGGCAAAGTACTGGTTGGGTCCGCCAATGGTTCGCCATTATCTCAGCCGTCCGCCGCCGCGGTTGTTTCAAGCCCGAGGATAGAGTTTACGCTACCGTCGGTATCCTTCAGCAACTCTtaccccccaacacccccttgcCGATCCCCATCGACACTACCCACACACCCGAGCAgctcttcaccttcaccgccgccgccatcctcaagaACTGGCCAGAGCTCTCGATCTTTGCCTTTCTCGAGCACAACGCCTCCCGTGCTTTCTCATCACTGCCAACGTGGGTTCCCGACCTGTCGATCGACGACTTTCCCTGGCCGCTGGGTCCTTTCGACACCTACTTCGGAGCCGGGATCGCCACTTCCGCTCCACTGAAGGAGCTCTCAGTAAACGATTGTTTCCAAGCCCGTGCTACCGCCCCAATCCCATCGTTTCGACATATCGACCCGATCAAAGGACAGTTTGCCTTGCGCGGCAGCAAGCTAGATACCATCAAGCAAAAGTACCCCTGTACTCATGTGTACGATATGAAGCTCGCCGAGCTGGCGATTGAAGTGTTGGCCAACCTGCCCGTACACTACGCACACGACTTGGTCCAGGAAGAAGAGACGGGAGCGACGAGGGGACAGTGTAGGGTGGAGGCCTTGATACATACAATGACCTGTGCTGGGATGgggttttcttcttctcggggCTCGATGGAGAAGACTAGCCAATTGTTCCCTTCGTTCAGgagctggttgttgatgagtCTGTCGCAGGCGTGGTCTGGGATTCACCCGGTGGACAGGTTGCATCCGGCACATACGGCGAGGGATGACGTGGAGCTGCAGAAAAGGAGGGCTAAAATGATGGAAACGATGACGAATGTAGGAATGTCGAGCAAGTTCATGCCTTGCATGAAGGAGATTGAAGAGATGGCAAGTATGATTATCGCGGCGGATAGAGGAGAGGGGCAATGGCCTAGGTTGCTTGAGCAGCCACTGGAATTCAGTGATCAGATCAGGAGGGTTATGACGGACAGGTGTTTGTTCACCACGGAGaatggttggttggggatcTGTTTAGATACTGCTCTGGAAGGCGATGAGGTGTGGATTTTGGAGGGTGGGGCCGTACCATACGTGTTGAAGAAGAGCGGGAGTGAGGTGGAAGTCAACATTGAGATGGCAGGCGGTGAAACACGAACATCGAAGGCAGAAGGAAGAAGATTTGGCGGCGAGACATATGTCCATGGCGTTATGAACGGCGAACTCCTTGGCAAGGCTAGAACAGGGGCGGTCCagtgggaagaggtggtgttgatttAA
- a CDS encoding uncharacterized protein (COG:S; EggNog:ENOG503P51E), translating into MTEFTYKHAPLEQGHIRLLRIEWPCSEKLQPDHPAPDGSIAATLTHHDLSGPPPPYTALSYTWGDEKERLHPPQTLNIASPDSTPETFPIHQSNLYAFLRQARPDLVPSHNGATSRRAANVGYIWIDAICINQADEETAKKEKTAQLKIMSQIYASASRIIIWLGPVKEHKLTLDAPFPENLWPAYPTGHAMDIYQRVAVAWANSQLPDISPTSLLKIVNQVDCACLEAVTRLSYWKRSWIYQEASTPNVPREFWLGGHALWFEALEVANRVFHSHMLELGLNKIPSPSPLNVDIAYLQELTLLRQRGKGGLSLLDLMVKTNSLGARWPVDKVYAMMNIVRDIYGEKDGDIFNSVRVDYELPTEDVYMDVATLIIETTKELDVLLFCSAGQYKGLKSWVPNFYRFVYSVPYRTREVYDAGGGKSSGKKPRFSLNKVAQTLSVWGVKVDMVVGIYPSMRRPLQWGDYTSKTEFWQPIFGPWIRSLARFVFPQPEGDVVEEAYVGGGTLSEAVDSAFSWGMAPGYGTLKRDVDVPHWPLLEQAQASASEREPEEISVERQGFQDFLMQTSAMAFFRTSRGYLGVGDEKMVAGDVVVVVPGLAVPLVLRAIPSYEAGGLADGARWRLVGPCYAKGIMDGEWLGKREEQEFILI; encoded by the coding sequence ATGACGGAATTCACATACAAGCATGCCCCTCTTGAACAGGGccacatccgcctcctccgtATAGAGTGGCCATGCTCGGAAAAACTTCAGCCAGACCACCCCGCTCCAGACGGGTCAATCGCAGCAACACTGACCCACCATGATCTTTCCGGTCCCCCGCCTCCCTACACCGCCCTCTCCTACACCTGGGGTgacgaaaaagaaaggcttcacccccctcaaacacTCAACATCGCCTCCCCTGACTCCACTCCCGAAAccttccccatccaccaGTCAAACCTCTACGCCTTCCTCCGCCAGGCCCGTCCTGACCTAGTCCCATCTCACAACGGAGCAACCTCCCGCCGGGCAGCCAACGTAGGCTACATCTGGATCGACGCAATCTGTATCAACCAAGCCGACGAAGAAActgccaaaaaagaaaagaccgCCCAGCTAAAGATCATGTCCCAGATCtacgcctccgcctcccgaATCATCATCTGGTTAGGTCCCGTCAAGGAACACAAGCTTACCCTTGACGCCCCCTTCCCGGAGAACCTCTGGCCTGCCTACCCGACAGGGCACGCAATGGATATCTACCAGCGCGTCGCCGTTGCATGGGCAAACAGCCAGCTGCCTGATATCTCGCCTACTTCTCTGTTGAAGATCGTGAACCAGGTGGACTGTGCCTGTCTCGAAGCTGTGACTCGGTTGAGCTACTGGAAGAGATCCTGGATTTATCAGGAAGCCTCCACACCGAATGTACCCCGTGAGTTCTGGCTGGGTGGCCACGCGCTTTGGTTTGAAGCTTTGGAGGTGGCGAACAGGGTGTTTCATTCGCATatgttggagttggggttgaatAAAATCCCTAGTCCGAGTCCGCTAAATGTTGATATTGCGTACCTGCAGGAACTAACCCTGCTCCGGCAAcgtgggaagggggggctgTCGTTGTTGGATTTGATGGTCAAGACTAATAGTCTTGGTGCTCGATGGCCCGTGGACAAGGTTTATGCTATGATGAACATAGTGAGGGATATTTATGGGGAGAAAGATGGCGATATCTTCAATTCTGTGAGGGTAGATTATGAGCTGCCAACAGAGGATGTCTACATGGATGTGGCGACCTTGATCATCGAGACGACAAAGGAGCTGGATGTGCTGTTGTTTTGTTCAGCGGGGCAGTATAAAGGGCTCAAGAGCTGGGTGCCGAACTTTTATCGGTTTGTGTACTCTGTTCCTTATCGCACAAGGGAGGTGTATGACGCAGGGGGAGGGAAATCATCGGGCAAAAAGCCACGGTTTTCTCTCAACAAGGTGGCGCAAACTTTGTCGGTGTGGGGAGTGAAGGTTGATATGGTTGTTGGGATTTATCCTTCGATGAGGCGGCCATTGCAGTGGGGTGATTACACTTCCAAGACTGAGTTTTGGCAGCCAATCTTTGGGCCGTGGATAAGGTCGTTGGCGCGGTTCGTGTTCCCTCAGCCTGAGGGAGACGTGGTTGAAGAGGCATATGTCGGTGGTGGAACTCTGTCGGAAGCTGTTGACTCGGCTTTTTCTTGGGGTATGGCGCCTGGTTATGGCACGTTGAAGCGTGATGTGGATGTGCCGCACTGGCCGCTGCTGGAACAGGCGCAAGCTTCGGCAAGTGAGAGGGAACCTGAAGAAATCTCTGTGGAGCGGCAGGGCTTCCAAGACTTTCTTATGCAAACCAGCGCAATGGCTTTTTTCAGGACTTCAAGAGGCTATTtgggtgttggggatgagaagatggttgctggtgatgtGGTCGTTGTGGTACCTGGCTTGGCAGTACCTCTTGTTTTGCGAGCAATCCCCTCGTATGAGGCCGGTGGTTTAGCTGATGGAGCTCGGTGGCGGCTAGTTGGACCATGCTACGCCAAGGGGATCATGGATGGCGAGTGGCTTGGAAAgcgggaggagcaggaaTTTATTCTTATCTAG